From Pseudoleptotrichia goodfellowii, a single genomic window includes:
- the lpxK gene encoding tetraacyldisaccharide 4'-kinase codes for MKFLSLLYGFAVFIRNKLYDLKLLKTREVENVEIICVGNIVAGGSGKTPAVQYFVRKYLSEGKKVGVLSRGYKGKRAVDTMLVRNEKEIVAKPSESGDEAYLHALNLQVPVVVSKDRYEGAVYLRNKCSVDFIIMDDGFQHRKLKKDKNIVLIDATNPFGGDEYLPKGRLRESINELKRADEIIITKSNYVKNDVVKMIKDRIKKYNKPISVAVFKENHFYNVKGEIFESDIIKNKNVLIFSSIANPKTFYDTVKKVGPEKIDEIKFADHHSYNEEEIEEISVESKNYDYVITTEKDIVKINRDIENLLVLKMEFEII; via the coding sequence TGCAGTTTTTATAAGGAATAAACTGTATGACCTGAAATTGTTGAAAACAAGAGAAGTAGAAAATGTAGAAATTATTTGCGTAGGGAATATAGTAGCAGGAGGTTCGGGAAAAACTCCTGCAGTTCAGTATTTTGTGAGAAAATATTTGAGTGAAGGTAAAAAAGTCGGTGTTTTAAGCAGAGGATACAAGGGCAAAAGAGCTGTGGACACTATGCTTGTCAGAAATGAAAAAGAGATAGTTGCAAAGCCTTCGGAATCGGGAGATGAAGCGTACCTTCATGCTTTAAACCTTCAAGTGCCTGTAGTTGTTTCTAAAGACAGATACGAAGGAGCTGTTTATTTGAGGAATAAATGCAGTGTCGATTTTATAATAATGGACGACGGATTTCAGCATAGAAAGCTGAAAAAAGATAAAAACATAGTTCTGATAGATGCGACAAATCCTTTCGGAGGAGATGAATATTTGCCGAAAGGAAGATTACGGGAATCGATAAATGAACTGAAAAGAGCCGATGAAATTATAATTACGAAAAGTAACTATGTGAAAAATGATGTTGTGAAAATGATAAAAGACAGAATAAAAAAATATAATAAGCCGATTTCTGTTGCTGTATTTAAAGAAAATCATTTTTATAATGTAAAAGGCGAAATTTTTGAGTCGGATATAATTAAAAATAAAAATGTGCTTATATTTTCTTCAATAGCCAATCCTAAAACTTTTTATGACACTGTGAAAAAAGTCGGGCCTGAAAAAATTGATGAAATAAAATTTGCCGATCATCATTCTTACAATGAAGAGGAAATAGAGGAAATATCTGTTGAAAGCAAAAATTATGATTATGTGATAACTACTGAAAAAGATATTGTAAAAATAAATCGTGATATAGAAAATTTGCTTGTTTTAAAAATGGAGTTTGAAATTATTTGA
- the serS gene encoding serine--tRNA ligase, whose translation MLEMRYIRENAEKVREYLKNRKSDFDLDGLLALDEERRNVLQEVEMLKKERNESSTLIGKYKKEGKDAAELLDRMQEVSGKIKELDKKLAEIDEKQVKLTFTIPNKLHETTPVGESEDDNVEIRKWGEPKKFDFTPKSHDELGVNLEILDFERGSKLAGSRFTVYKGQAARLERALINFMLDTHTTEHGFEEIMTPQMAKREIMTGTGQLPKFEDDMYKIEEEDLFLIPTAEVTLTNLHNGEILSEEELPKYYCGFTACFRKEAGSGGKDLKGIIRQHQFNKVEMVKIVHPESSYEELEKMVSNAERILQKLELPYRVIALCSGDIGFSASKTYDIEVWVPSQDKYREISSCSNTEDFQARRAMIKYRSKENGKSYFVHTLNGSGLAVGRTLLAIMENYQQEDGSIKVPEALVPYMGGLTVIK comes from the coding sequence ATGTTGGAGATGAGATATATAAGAGAAAATGCCGAAAAAGTAAGAGAATATCTGAAAAACAGAAAAAGTGACTTTGATTTGGACGGTTTATTGGCTCTTGATGAAGAAAGAAGAAATGTTTTACAGGAAGTCGAAATGCTTAAAAAAGAGAGAAATGAATCAAGTACTCTTATAGGAAAATATAAAAAAGAAGGAAAAGATGCTGCGGAGTTACTGGACAGAATGCAGGAAGTGAGCGGGAAAATAAAAGAGCTTGATAAAAAACTTGCTGAAATAGATGAAAAACAGGTAAAACTTACTTTTACTATACCTAATAAACTTCACGAAACAACTCCTGTAGGAGAAAGTGAAGATGACAATGTAGAAATAAGAAAATGGGGAGAACCTAAAAAGTTTGATTTTACTCCGAAATCTCATGATGAATTAGGTGTAAATCTCGAAATTTTAGATTTTGAAAGAGGTTCAAAATTGGCAGGGTCAAGATTTACAGTATATAAAGGGCAGGCTGCAAGACTGGAAAGAGCATTAATCAACTTTATGCTTGATACTCATACGACAGAACACGGTTTTGAAGAAATAATGACACCTCAAATGGCAAAAAGAGAAATAATGACAGGAACAGGTCAATTGCCTAAATTTGAAGATGATATGTATAAAATCGAAGAAGAAGATTTGTTTTTAATACCTACAGCAGAAGTTACATTGACAAATCTTCATAACGGAGAAATCCTGTCCGAAGAAGAACTTCCTAAATATTACTGCGGATTTACTGCATGTTTCAGAAAAGAAGCAGGCTCGGGAGGAAAAGATTTAAAAGGAATTATAAGACAGCATCAGTTTAATAAAGTGGAAATGGTAAAAATAGTGCATCCTGAAAGTTCTTACGAAGAATTGGAAAAAATGGTTTCCAACGCAGAAAGAATATTGCAGAAACTGGAATTACCTTACAGAGTAATAGCATTATGCAGCGGAGACATAGGATTCAGTGCGTCAAAAACTTATGATATAGAAGTTTGGGTGCCAAGTCAGGATAAATACAGAGAAATTTCTTCGTGTTCCAATACTGAAGATTTTCAGGCGAGAAGAGCGATGATAAAATACAGATCGAAAGAAAACGGAAAAAGCTATTTTGTTCACACATTAAATGGATCGGGATTAGCTGTGGGAAGAACATTACTTGCTATAATGGAAAACTATCAACAGGAAGACGGAAGTATAAAAGTTCCTGAAGCCTTAGTTCCTTATATGGGAGGATTGACCGTTATAAAGTAA
- a CDS encoding glycoside hydrolase family 25 protein produces MKKIFKFLFFLVVLGCAAIYLEFSGYFYHNDIFAKLYKIQGIDISHHQEKINWKKVSKKYKFVIMKATEGKDFLDTDFSYNWNNARLNGFTVGAYHFFSMLSSGNAQADYYISKVPDYDKALPPIIDLEIPTKYPKKRVLLELRNLIEKLEEHYKKRVIIYVTYYTYKAYIQGEFPENKLWIRDIKFVPQLAEDDRWVMWQFSNRGRVEGIPGFTDKNVLRGNSVEQLIEESRIK; encoded by the coding sequence ATGAAGAAAATTTTTAAATTTTTATTTTTTCTCGTTGTTTTGGGATGTGCAGCGATTTATCTTGAATTTTCAGGATATTTCTATCATAACGATATTTTTGCCAAGTTATACAAAATACAGGGAATAGATATATCTCATCATCAGGAAAAAATAAATTGGAAAAAAGTGAGTAAAAAGTATAAGTTTGTAATAATGAAAGCGACAGAAGGTAAAGATTTTCTCGATACGGATTTTTCATATAACTGGAATAATGCGAGATTAAACGGTTTTACTGTGGGAGCGTATCATTTTTTCTCTATGCTCAGCAGCGGAAATGCACAGGCTGATTATTATATAAGTAAAGTGCCTGATTATGACAAGGCTTTGCCGCCGATAATCGATTTGGAAATACCGACAAAATATCCTAAAAAAAGGGTTTTGCTCGAGTTGCGTAATCTGATAGAGAAATTAGAAGAGCATTATAAGAAAAGAGTGATAATATATGTTACATACTATACTTATAAAGCCTATATTCAGGGAGAATTTCCTGAAAATAAACTGTGGATAAGAGATATAAAGTTTGTACCTCAACTGGCTGAAGATGATAGATGGGTAATGTGGCAGTTTTCCAACAGAGGAAGAGTGGAAGGTATTCCGGGATTTACAGATAAAAACGTTCTTCGGGGAAATTCTGTCGAACAGCTGATAGAGGAAAGCAGGATAAAATAA